A single Anopheles arabiensis isolate DONGOLA chromosome X, AaraD3, whole genome shotgun sequence DNA region contains:
- the LOC120905455 gene encoding mucin-19 isoform X1, with the protein MVGLMALVTSPISSSGSSPINNSSNQDGTNNTDKKSARDEETQSKVIRGRSGCPKFSTSQGTIALMLGSGEHLRASCEDQLTATSITAAAVDPAADNAGSGGSSSRSSSAANDDAPAASNGADGGGIGMADTGEGKVEGRAPSRPASSCSSGSSSSSSDIQQHLQSMTCLLRPEETLKMAVKLESLRTGRTRYLVVVSRTVTSKRHSTAGTTPYHGASGGTSSSIGSNAASSSTLQMVAAAAAASAAPPATYATVASQQFGRVSSTVPSGQQQQHLRHSGSGSSSSETFNGSDTYVSSLDNCVLSVGCSAGGGRLPPTGGNAAPTCRSDQCDSKANSRLISSTVSVDAVTSPDYVGVPFASPSGGVDDATTLGGDRRSCAIDSTCLYEPGEQQLHPASSSTSAIPVEGGKKLEESCLLGIDCNERTTVGLVLKVLADTSIRLDGDGGFSVSSCGKQHIFKPVSVQAMWSALQTLHKASFKAREHNFFAGGPSHDWVAYYEAHIDSDRSCLNEWNAMDSLESRRPPSPGSIRNKPTEREETESVIRSKLKEVMMSVDLDDVTSKFIRGRLEELLDMDLGEYKPFIDAEMLVILGQMDAPTEIFDHVYLGSEWNASNLEELQRNGVHHILNVTREIDNFFPGLFHYCNVRVYDDEKTDLLRHWDNTFKFISRAKMEGSKVLVHCKMGISRSASVVIAYAMKANGWDFGQALQHVKEKRSCIKPNKNFLMQLETYQGMLDAMKNKEKLQRSKSETNLKLTGAKEGRSLPGSEPTPLIQALNGASGGGSGGGKKHTSFPIVHALGKEAVAVAEKAAPAPEEDPSADGVDEGDAGPCRGRTRTRQLKVGASGQQPDHRQGEPTSHPVPLGAAAPASSSSPPGPASTAKAAAAKCLANLYLPQGPYKPWSACDGRICTRAAGALKRHKSLSPESLNPRWPDGAEFVGSSLAYAEQPFADASKASRTRTMLELDSAGDAGGPASASGRRKQQSYSLEHLHGGALEMRSPCTHETKTIRMPCGNGQNYSVSPNQIVHLQDKMPSRSVRQPGASVKPALAGSTTTPNRTDSLLWKLFPTSSSSSHVGAGQEAAAGSSPVQSLTTTVPSNNTTTSSSSSSSSSVIPLSSSASTASLPVSTVKTIVSELECNSGSANIPIAPPPLLTDPGAALAVSVPIPIASVAAEAAAVAVASAIREASRKNVVLDGGADTPLTAAADANSSAQWDPGEAIAPSAGEIKTAEPPPICWTSSAQIIQQCSGAAAFVEPVEPASSSSVEVCGRMVESEPVAEQQGVTRQCSWSSCDSSCAGIVDGPFVACFGQRCVPAGGGAARSGSAPPPIEEKEDIPWHPGTVKRTKKRIEERGSNAAAATSSSSTLKWTCPASEKVPALVGHEPAHNLPSADPLHLPANRARQGMVSSSYARLSASAPDSYNMYAGSRAGSTSGPALDPAPAAKRQTKLNQQHSFAAAVNLLARTGEPGAAAPYCLRVNVRGSTANRQPQKPEEAADEEDAFSAGKVRNLKMNFEAKSNDRRTGQKKVRSLPSSPVAVHVSMGGQAKQQQHQPIATTATPPSTVAASSPAKPLPEDVTVRDLVDRYEVHGPRMRPTGSNSLSRTQRPRSVFEPLKQGGKACVQAPGPLTHSTSQLRLDETMRPPVPPIVRGLVIPAHGAGGASTAHCSNNNSSSSTTTTGNSHTYIGAGPSISATSNARNNNNNNNNNARSAASQQGAGGSAAEGRGVALSTVGGGKRMQQHGRTHPLAKISPGARHHHHHHIVHHHYTVGPLQQHRHMGAAPGPPVSGTTGPAATTVTANAYNTM; encoded by the exons ATGGTGGGGCTGATGGCATTGGTCACAAGcccgatcagcagcagcggcagcagccccatcaacaacagcagcaaccaagACGGCACCAATAATACG GACAAGAAATCAGCGCGCGATGAAGAGACACAATCGAAAGTAATCCGAGG CCGCAGCGGATGCCCGAAGTTCAGCACCAGCCAAGGGACCATCGCCTTGATGCTTGGGTCAGGCGAGCATCTTCGTGCCTCGTGCGAGGATCAACTCACGGCTACCAGCATCACCGCCGCTGCTGTCGATCCGGCCGCCGACAACgccggcagcggcggcagcagcagcagaagcagcagcgccGCGAATGACGATGCGCCGGCAGCCAGCAATGGGGCCGACGGTGGCGGCATCGGCATGGCGGACACCGGCGAGGGCAAGGTGGAAGGCAGAGCGCCCAGCCGACCGGCGTCCTcgtgcagcagcggcagcagctcgtcctccTCCGACATTCAGCAGCACCTGCAGTCCATGACCTGCCTGCTCCGGCCGGAAGAAACGCTCAAGATG GCGGTGAAGCTGGAATCGTTGCGGACGGGTCGCACCCGAtacttggtggtggtgtcgcgCACCGTCACCAGCAAGCGCCATAGCACCGCCGGCACCACGCCGTACCATGGGGCGAGCGGTGGCACCAGTTCCTCGATCGGTAGCAACgccgcctcctcctccaccttgCAAATGgtcgcggcggcggcggcggcctcGGCGGCACCACCCGCCACGTACGCCACAGTTGCGTCCCAGCAGTTCGGTCGCGTCAGCTCGACTGTGCCGTCtgggcaacagcaacaacacttGCGCCACAGCGgtagcggtagcagcagcagcgaaacgtTTAACGGCAGCGACACGTACGTGTCCAGCCTAGACAACTGCGTCCTGAGCGTTGGCTGCTCTGCCGGTGGCGGTCGGCTACCGCCCACCGGTGGCAACGCAGCGCCGACGTGCAGAAGCGATCAATGTGATAGTAAAGCTAATAGTAGGTTAATCAGTAGCACGGTAAGCGTGGACGCGGTAACGTCGCCAGACTACGTCGGTGTGCCGTTCGCTTCCCCGAGCGGTGGTGTGGACGATGCGACGACGCTCGGCGGCGATAGACGAAGCTGCGCGATCGATTCGACGTGCTTGTACGAGCCCGgtgagcagcagctgcatcctgccagcagcagcaccagtgcCATCCCCGtggaaggagggaaaaagctCGAAGAGTCCTGCCTGCTCGGCATCGACTGCAACGAGCGGACGACGGTTGGCTTGGTGCTGAAGGTGCTCGCCGACACCTCCATACGGTTAGACGGTGACGG TGGCTTTAGCGTTAGCTCCTGTGGCAAGCAGCACATCTTTAAGCCGGTGTCGGTACAGGCGATGTGGTCGGCGCTGCAAACCCTGCACAAGGCCTCGTTTAAGGCGCGCGAGCACAACTTCTTTGCCGGCGGCCCGTCCCACGACTGGGTGGCGTACTACGAGGCGCACATCGACTCGGACCGCTCCTGTCTGAACGAGTGGAACGCGATGGATTCGCTCGAAAGCCGCCGCCCGCCGTCGCCGGGCTCGATACGCAACAA ACCGACCGAACGAGAGGAAACGGAAAGTGTGATACGCTCCAAGCTGAAGGAGGTGATGATGTCGGTCGATCTGGACGACGTGACGTCCAAGTTCATCCGCGGCCGGCTCGAGGAGCTGCTCGATATGGATCTGGGCGAGTACAAACCGTTCATCGACGCGGAGATGCTCGTTATCCTGGGCCAGATGGACGCACCGACCGAGATCTTCGACCACGTCTATCTCGGCTCGGAGTGGAACGCCAGCAATCTGGAGGAGCTGCAGCGTAACGG CGTCCATCACATACTGAACGTGACGCGCGAGATCGACAACTTCTTCCCCGGGCTGTTCCACTACTGCAACGTGCGCGTGTACGACGACGAGAAGACGGACCTGCTGCGGCACTGGGACAACACGTTCAAGTTCATCTCGCGCGCCAAGATGGAGGGCTCGAAGGTGCTGGTGCACTGCAAGATGGGCATCAGTCGGTCCGCGTCGGTCGTCATTGCGTACGCGATGAAGGCGAACGGGTGGGACTTTGGGCAGGCGCTGCAGCACGTGAAGGAGAAGCGGAGCTGCATTAAGCCGAACAAGAACTTTCTGATGCAGCTGGAAACGTACCAGGGCATGCTGGATGCGATGAAGAACAAGGAGAAGCTGCAGCGCAGCAAGAGCGAAACCAACCTGAAGCTGACCGGCGCGAAGGAGGGCCGCTCGCTGCCCGGCAGCGAACCGACGCCCCTGATACAGGCGCTCAACGGGGCgagcggtggtggtagtggtggagGTAAAAAGCACACCTCCTTCCCGATCGTGCACGCGCTGGGCAAAGAGGCAGTCGCTGTGGCGGAGAAGGCAGCACCTGCGCCAGAGGAGGACCCGAGCGCCGACGGCGTGGATGAAGGTGATGCCGGCCCGTGCCGGGGTCGAACGCGCACACGACAGCTGAAGGTGGGAGCATCCGGGCAGCAGCCAGACCATCGGCAGGGCGAGCCGACGTCCCATCCCGTGCCCTTGGGAGCGGCAGcgcccgccagcagcagcagcccgcccGGCCCGGCCTCGACAGCgaaggcggcggcggcgaaaTGTTTGGCCAACCTATACCTCCCGCAGGGCCCGTACAAACCGTGGAGCGCCTGCGACGGGCGGATCTGTACACGGGCGGCGGGTGCGCTGAAGCGCCACAAGAGCCTGTCGCCCGAATCGCTCAATCCTCGCTGGCCGGACGGTGCGGAGTTTGTCGGCTCGTCGCTAGCGTACGCGGAGCAGCCGTTTGCGGACGCGAGCAAAGCGTCGCGCACCCGCACCATGCTCGAGCTGGACAGTGCGGGCGACGCGGGCGGACCGGCGTCGGCGTCTGGGCGGCGCAAGCAGCAGAGCTACTCGCTCGAGCACCTGCACGGCGGGGCGCTCGAGATGCGGTCGCCGTGCACGCACGAGACGAAGACGATAAGGATGCCGTGCGGCAACGGGCAGAACTACAGCGTGTCGCCGAACCAGATAGTGCACTTGCAGGACAAGATGCCGTCGCGGTCGGTGCGCCAGCCCGGTGCCTCCGTGAAGCCTGCCCTCGccggcagcaccaccacgCCGAATCGAACGGACAGCTTGCTGTGGAAACTGTtccccaccagcagcagcagcagccacgtGGGAGCCGGCCAGGAAGCTGCCGCCGGATCCTCGCCAGTGCAGTCACTTACTACAACAGTGCCAtccaacaacaccaccactagcagcagcagcagcagcagcagtagcgtcATCCCTTTGTCGTCGTCTGCGTCTACTGCCTCGTTGCCGGTGTCCACGGTCAAAACAATCGTCAGCGAGCTGGAGTGTAACAGCGGTAGCGCCAACATACCGATCGCGCCGCCACCGCTGCTGACGGACCCGGGCGCCGCACTGGCGGTCAGCGTCCCGATACCGATCGCTTCCGTGGCGGCGGAGGCTGCTGCCGTCGCCGTTGCCTCGGCAATACGCGAAGCGTCACGCAAGAACGTCGTGCTGGACGGTGGTGCGGATACGCCGCTCACAGCTGCAGCGGACGCGAACAGTTCCGCCCAGTGGGATCCGGGAGAAGCGATCGCGCCGTCGGCCGGTGAGATTAAGACCGCCGAACCACCTCCGATCTGTTGGACGTCGTCCGCGCAAATCATACAGCAGTGCAGTGGGGCGGCAGCGTTCGTGGAGCCGGTCGAgccggcaagcagcagcagtgtggaGGTCTGCGGGCGGATGGTCGAATCGGAGCCCGTGGCGGAGCAGCAGGGCGTTACGCGCCAATGCTCCTGGAGCAGCTGCGACTCGAGCTGTGCCGGCATCGTGGACGGTCCCTTCGTCGCCTGCTTTGGCCAGCGGTGCGTACCCGCCGGCGGTGGGGCTGCTCGAAGCGGCAGTGCGCCGCCCCCAATCGAGGAGAAGGAAGATATCCCCTGGCACCCGGGCACGGTGAAGCGCACGAAGAAACGCATCGAAGAGCGTGGCTCGAACGCGGCAGCAGcgactagcagcagcagcacgttgaAATGGACCTGCCCGGCCTCGGAAAAGGTTCCAGCCCTGGTCGGGCACGAACCGGCGCACAATCTCCCATCGGCCGATCCCCTTCACCTGCCAGCGAACCGTGCCCGCCAGGGCATGGTGTCATCGAGCTACGCTCGCCTTTCCGCCTCGGCGCCCGACTCCTACAACATGTACGCCGGGAGCCGAGCGGGTTCAACCAGCGGGCCGGCCCTGGACCCAGCGCCGGCCGCCAAACGTCAAACCAAGCTGAACCAGCAGCATTCGTTCGCGGCTGCGGTGAACCTGCTGGCGCGGACGGGCGAACCTGGCGCTGCCGCGCCGTACTGCTTGCGGGTGAACGTGCGCGGCAGCACGGCCAACCGGCAGCCGCAGAAGCCGGAGGAGGCGGCGGACGAGGAGGATGCGTTCAGTGCGGGCAAGGTGCGCAATCTGAAGATGAACTTCGAGGCGAAATCGAACGATCGGCGCACGGGCCAGAAGAAGGTACGGTCGCTGCCGTCCTCGCCGGTCGCCGTGCACGTGTCGATGGGCGGCCaggcgaagcagcagcagcaccaacccATCGCCACCACGGCCACGCCGCCCAGCACGGTGGCCGCGTCCAGCCCAGCCAAACCGCTGCCCGAAGACGTGACGGTGCGCGACCTGGTCGATCGGTACGAGGTGCACGGGCCGCGCATGCGCCCCACCGGCAGCAACTCGCTGTCCCGCACCCAGCGGCCCCGGTCCGTGTTCGAGCCGCTCAAGCAGGGCGGCAAAGCGTGCGTGCAGGCGCCGGGCCCGCTGACACACTCCACGTCACAGCTGCGGCTCGACGAAACGATGCGCCCGCCGGTGCCGCCGATCGTGCGCGGCTTGGTCATACCGGCGCACGGTGCGGGTGGCGCCAGTACGGCccactgcagcaacaacaacagcagcagcagcaccaccaccaccggcaacaGTCACACGTACATCGGCGCCGGACCCAGTATTAGTGCCACCAGTAACGcccggaacaacaacaacaacaacaacaacaacgcacgCTCGGCTGCGTCGCAGCAGGGTGCGGGCGGCAGTGCAGCCGAAGGAAGAGGAGTGGCGCTCAGTACGGTAGGGGGCGGCAAGCGCATGCAGCAGCATGGCCGGACGCACCCGCTCGCCAAGATCAGTCCGGGCGCGcggcatcaccaccatcatcacatcGTGCATCACCACTACACGGTCGggccgctgcagcagcatcggcaCATGGGTGCGGCCCCGGGACCGCCCGTGTCCGGCACGACGGGACCGGCCGCGACAACGGTCACCGCCAACGCGTACAACACGATGTGA
- the LOC120905455 gene encoding mucin-19 isoform X2, with protein MDKKSARDEETQSKVIRGRSGCPKFSTSQGTIALMLGSGEHLRASCEDQLTATSITAAAVDPAADNAGSGGSSSRSSSAANDDAPAASNGADGGGIGMADTGEGKVEGRAPSRPASSCSSGSSSSSSDIQQHLQSMTCLLRPEETLKMAVKLESLRTGRTRYLVVVSRTVTSKRHSTAGTTPYHGASGGTSSSIGSNAASSSTLQMVAAAAAASAAPPATYATVASQQFGRVSSTVPSGQQQQHLRHSGSGSSSSETFNGSDTYVSSLDNCVLSVGCSAGGGRLPPTGGNAAPTCRSDQCDSKANSRLISSTVSVDAVTSPDYVGVPFASPSGGVDDATTLGGDRRSCAIDSTCLYEPGEQQLHPASSSTSAIPVEGGKKLEESCLLGIDCNERTTVGLVLKVLADTSIRLDGDGGFSVSSCGKQHIFKPVSVQAMWSALQTLHKASFKAREHNFFAGGPSHDWVAYYEAHIDSDRSCLNEWNAMDSLESRRPPSPGSIRNKPTEREETESVIRSKLKEVMMSVDLDDVTSKFIRGRLEELLDMDLGEYKPFIDAEMLVILGQMDAPTEIFDHVYLGSEWNASNLEELQRNGVHHILNVTREIDNFFPGLFHYCNVRVYDDEKTDLLRHWDNTFKFISRAKMEGSKVLVHCKMGISRSASVVIAYAMKANGWDFGQALQHVKEKRSCIKPNKNFLMQLETYQGMLDAMKNKEKLQRSKSETNLKLTGAKEGRSLPGSEPTPLIQALNGASGGGSGGGKKHTSFPIVHALGKEAVAVAEKAAPAPEEDPSADGVDEGDAGPCRGRTRTRQLKVGASGQQPDHRQGEPTSHPVPLGAAAPASSSSPPGPASTAKAAAAKCLANLYLPQGPYKPWSACDGRICTRAAGALKRHKSLSPESLNPRWPDGAEFVGSSLAYAEQPFADASKASRTRTMLELDSAGDAGGPASASGRRKQQSYSLEHLHGGALEMRSPCTHETKTIRMPCGNGQNYSVSPNQIVHLQDKMPSRSVRQPGASVKPALAGSTTTPNRTDSLLWKLFPTSSSSSHVGAGQEAAAGSSPVQSLTTTVPSNNTTTSSSSSSSSSVIPLSSSASTASLPVSTVKTIVSELECNSGSANIPIAPPPLLTDPGAALAVSVPIPIASVAAEAAAVAVASAIREASRKNVVLDGGADTPLTAAADANSSAQWDPGEAIAPSAGEIKTAEPPPICWTSSAQIIQQCSGAAAFVEPVEPASSSSVEVCGRMVESEPVAEQQGVTRQCSWSSCDSSCAGIVDGPFVACFGQRCVPAGGGAARSGSAPPPIEEKEDIPWHPGTVKRTKKRIEERGSNAAAATSSSSTLKWTCPASEKVPALVGHEPAHNLPSADPLHLPANRARQGMVSSSYARLSASAPDSYNMYAGSRAGSTSGPALDPAPAAKRQTKLNQQHSFAAAVNLLARTGEPGAAAPYCLRVNVRGSTANRQPQKPEEAADEEDAFSAGKVRNLKMNFEAKSNDRRTGQKKVRSLPSSPVAVHVSMGGQAKQQQHQPIATTATPPSTVAASSPAKPLPEDVTVRDLVDRYEVHGPRMRPTGSNSLSRTQRPRSVFEPLKQGGKACVQAPGPLTHSTSQLRLDETMRPPVPPIVRGLVIPAHGAGGASTAHCSNNNSSSSTTTTGNSHTYIGAGPSISATSNARNNNNNNNNNARSAASQQGAGGSAAEGRGVALSTVGGGKRMQQHGRTHPLAKISPGARHHHHHHIVHHHYTVGPLQQHRHMGAAPGPPVSGTTGPAATTVTANAYNTM; from the exons ATG GACAAGAAATCAGCGCGCGATGAAGAGACACAATCGAAAGTAATCCGAGG CCGCAGCGGATGCCCGAAGTTCAGCACCAGCCAAGGGACCATCGCCTTGATGCTTGGGTCAGGCGAGCATCTTCGTGCCTCGTGCGAGGATCAACTCACGGCTACCAGCATCACCGCCGCTGCTGTCGATCCGGCCGCCGACAACgccggcagcggcggcagcagcagcagaagcagcagcgccGCGAATGACGATGCGCCGGCAGCCAGCAATGGGGCCGACGGTGGCGGCATCGGCATGGCGGACACCGGCGAGGGCAAGGTGGAAGGCAGAGCGCCCAGCCGACCGGCGTCCTcgtgcagcagcggcagcagctcgtcctccTCCGACATTCAGCAGCACCTGCAGTCCATGACCTGCCTGCTCCGGCCGGAAGAAACGCTCAAGATG GCGGTGAAGCTGGAATCGTTGCGGACGGGTCGCACCCGAtacttggtggtggtgtcgcgCACCGTCACCAGCAAGCGCCATAGCACCGCCGGCACCACGCCGTACCATGGGGCGAGCGGTGGCACCAGTTCCTCGATCGGTAGCAACgccgcctcctcctccaccttgCAAATGgtcgcggcggcggcggcggcctcGGCGGCACCACCCGCCACGTACGCCACAGTTGCGTCCCAGCAGTTCGGTCGCGTCAGCTCGACTGTGCCGTCtgggcaacagcaacaacacttGCGCCACAGCGgtagcggtagcagcagcagcgaaacgtTTAACGGCAGCGACACGTACGTGTCCAGCCTAGACAACTGCGTCCTGAGCGTTGGCTGCTCTGCCGGTGGCGGTCGGCTACCGCCCACCGGTGGCAACGCAGCGCCGACGTGCAGAAGCGATCAATGTGATAGTAAAGCTAATAGTAGGTTAATCAGTAGCACGGTAAGCGTGGACGCGGTAACGTCGCCAGACTACGTCGGTGTGCCGTTCGCTTCCCCGAGCGGTGGTGTGGACGATGCGACGACGCTCGGCGGCGATAGACGAAGCTGCGCGATCGATTCGACGTGCTTGTACGAGCCCGgtgagcagcagctgcatcctgccagcagcagcaccagtgcCATCCCCGtggaaggagggaaaaagctCGAAGAGTCCTGCCTGCTCGGCATCGACTGCAACGAGCGGACGACGGTTGGCTTGGTGCTGAAGGTGCTCGCCGACACCTCCATACGGTTAGACGGTGACGG TGGCTTTAGCGTTAGCTCCTGTGGCAAGCAGCACATCTTTAAGCCGGTGTCGGTACAGGCGATGTGGTCGGCGCTGCAAACCCTGCACAAGGCCTCGTTTAAGGCGCGCGAGCACAACTTCTTTGCCGGCGGCCCGTCCCACGACTGGGTGGCGTACTACGAGGCGCACATCGACTCGGACCGCTCCTGTCTGAACGAGTGGAACGCGATGGATTCGCTCGAAAGCCGCCGCCCGCCGTCGCCGGGCTCGATACGCAACAA ACCGACCGAACGAGAGGAAACGGAAAGTGTGATACGCTCCAAGCTGAAGGAGGTGATGATGTCGGTCGATCTGGACGACGTGACGTCCAAGTTCATCCGCGGCCGGCTCGAGGAGCTGCTCGATATGGATCTGGGCGAGTACAAACCGTTCATCGACGCGGAGATGCTCGTTATCCTGGGCCAGATGGACGCACCGACCGAGATCTTCGACCACGTCTATCTCGGCTCGGAGTGGAACGCCAGCAATCTGGAGGAGCTGCAGCGTAACGG CGTCCATCACATACTGAACGTGACGCGCGAGATCGACAACTTCTTCCCCGGGCTGTTCCACTACTGCAACGTGCGCGTGTACGACGACGAGAAGACGGACCTGCTGCGGCACTGGGACAACACGTTCAAGTTCATCTCGCGCGCCAAGATGGAGGGCTCGAAGGTGCTGGTGCACTGCAAGATGGGCATCAGTCGGTCCGCGTCGGTCGTCATTGCGTACGCGATGAAGGCGAACGGGTGGGACTTTGGGCAGGCGCTGCAGCACGTGAAGGAGAAGCGGAGCTGCATTAAGCCGAACAAGAACTTTCTGATGCAGCTGGAAACGTACCAGGGCATGCTGGATGCGATGAAGAACAAGGAGAAGCTGCAGCGCAGCAAGAGCGAAACCAACCTGAAGCTGACCGGCGCGAAGGAGGGCCGCTCGCTGCCCGGCAGCGAACCGACGCCCCTGATACAGGCGCTCAACGGGGCgagcggtggtggtagtggtggagGTAAAAAGCACACCTCCTTCCCGATCGTGCACGCGCTGGGCAAAGAGGCAGTCGCTGTGGCGGAGAAGGCAGCACCTGCGCCAGAGGAGGACCCGAGCGCCGACGGCGTGGATGAAGGTGATGCCGGCCCGTGCCGGGGTCGAACGCGCACACGACAGCTGAAGGTGGGAGCATCCGGGCAGCAGCCAGACCATCGGCAGGGCGAGCCGACGTCCCATCCCGTGCCCTTGGGAGCGGCAGcgcccgccagcagcagcagcccgcccGGCCCGGCCTCGACAGCgaaggcggcggcggcgaaaTGTTTGGCCAACCTATACCTCCCGCAGGGCCCGTACAAACCGTGGAGCGCCTGCGACGGGCGGATCTGTACACGGGCGGCGGGTGCGCTGAAGCGCCACAAGAGCCTGTCGCCCGAATCGCTCAATCCTCGCTGGCCGGACGGTGCGGAGTTTGTCGGCTCGTCGCTAGCGTACGCGGAGCAGCCGTTTGCGGACGCGAGCAAAGCGTCGCGCACCCGCACCATGCTCGAGCTGGACAGTGCGGGCGACGCGGGCGGACCGGCGTCGGCGTCTGGGCGGCGCAAGCAGCAGAGCTACTCGCTCGAGCACCTGCACGGCGGGGCGCTCGAGATGCGGTCGCCGTGCACGCACGAGACGAAGACGATAAGGATGCCGTGCGGCAACGGGCAGAACTACAGCGTGTCGCCGAACCAGATAGTGCACTTGCAGGACAAGATGCCGTCGCGGTCGGTGCGCCAGCCCGGTGCCTCCGTGAAGCCTGCCCTCGccggcagcaccaccacgCCGAATCGAACGGACAGCTTGCTGTGGAAACTGTtccccaccagcagcagcagcagccacgtGGGAGCCGGCCAGGAAGCTGCCGCCGGATCCTCGCCAGTGCAGTCACTTACTACAACAGTGCCAtccaacaacaccaccactagcagcagcagcagcagcagcagtagcgtcATCCCTTTGTCGTCGTCTGCGTCTACTGCCTCGTTGCCGGTGTCCACGGTCAAAACAATCGTCAGCGAGCTGGAGTGTAACAGCGGTAGCGCCAACATACCGATCGCGCCGCCACCGCTGCTGACGGACCCGGGCGCCGCACTGGCGGTCAGCGTCCCGATACCGATCGCTTCCGTGGCGGCGGAGGCTGCTGCCGTCGCCGTTGCCTCGGCAATACGCGAAGCGTCACGCAAGAACGTCGTGCTGGACGGTGGTGCGGATACGCCGCTCACAGCTGCAGCGGACGCGAACAGTTCCGCCCAGTGGGATCCGGGAGAAGCGATCGCGCCGTCGGCCGGTGAGATTAAGACCGCCGAACCACCTCCGATCTGTTGGACGTCGTCCGCGCAAATCATACAGCAGTGCAGTGGGGCGGCAGCGTTCGTGGAGCCGGTCGAgccggcaagcagcagcagtgtggaGGTCTGCGGGCGGATGGTCGAATCGGAGCCCGTGGCGGAGCAGCAGGGCGTTACGCGCCAATGCTCCTGGAGCAGCTGCGACTCGAGCTGTGCCGGCATCGTGGACGGTCCCTTCGTCGCCTGCTTTGGCCAGCGGTGCGTACCCGCCGGCGGTGGGGCTGCTCGAAGCGGCAGTGCGCCGCCCCCAATCGAGGAGAAGGAAGATATCCCCTGGCACCCGGGCACGGTGAAGCGCACGAAGAAACGCATCGAAGAGCGTGGCTCGAACGCGGCAGCAGcgactagcagcagcagcacgttgaAATGGACCTGCCCGGCCTCGGAAAAGGTTCCAGCCCTGGTCGGGCACGAACCGGCGCACAATCTCCCATCGGCCGATCCCCTTCACCTGCCAGCGAACCGTGCCCGCCAGGGCATGGTGTCATCGAGCTACGCTCGCCTTTCCGCCTCGGCGCCCGACTCCTACAACATGTACGCCGGGAGCCGAGCGGGTTCAACCAGCGGGCCGGCCCTGGACCCAGCGCCGGCCGCCAAACGTCAAACCAAGCTGAACCAGCAGCATTCGTTCGCGGCTGCGGTGAACCTGCTGGCGCGGACGGGCGAACCTGGCGCTGCCGCGCCGTACTGCTTGCGGGTGAACGTGCGCGGCAGCACGGCCAACCGGCAGCCGCAGAAGCCGGAGGAGGCGGCGGACGAGGAGGATGCGTTCAGTGCGGGCAAGGTGCGCAATCTGAAGATGAACTTCGAGGCGAAATCGAACGATCGGCGCACGGGCCAGAAGAAGGTACGGTCGCTGCCGTCCTCGCCGGTCGCCGTGCACGTGTCGATGGGCGGCCaggcgaagcagcagcagcaccaacccATCGCCACCACGGCCACGCCGCCCAGCACGGTGGCCGCGTCCAGCCCAGCCAAACCGCTGCCCGAAGACGTGACGGTGCGCGACCTGGTCGATCGGTACGAGGTGCACGGGCCGCGCATGCGCCCCACCGGCAGCAACTCGCTGTCCCGCACCCAGCGGCCCCGGTCCGTGTTCGAGCCGCTCAAGCAGGGCGGCAAAGCGTGCGTGCAGGCGCCGGGCCCGCTGACACACTCCACGTCACAGCTGCGGCTCGACGAAACGATGCGCCCGCCGGTGCCGCCGATCGTGCGCGGCTTGGTCATACCGGCGCACGGTGCGGGTGGCGCCAGTACGGCccactgcagcaacaacaacagcagcagcagcaccaccaccaccggcaacaGTCACACGTACATCGGCGCCGGACCCAGTATTAGTGCCACCAGTAACGcccggaacaacaacaacaacaacaacaacaacgcacgCTCGGCTGCGTCGCAGCAGGGTGCGGGCGGCAGTGCAGCCGAAGGAAGAGGAGTGGCGCTCAGTACGGTAGGGGGCGGCAAGCGCATGCAGCAGCATGGCCGGACGCACCCGCTCGCCAAGATCAGTCCGGGCGCGcggcatcaccaccatcatcacatcGTGCATCACCACTACACGGTCGggccgctgcagcagcatcggcaCATGGGTGCGGCCCCGGGACCGCCCGTGTCCGGCACGACGGGACCGGCCGCGACAACGGTCACCGCCAACGCGTACAACACGATGTGA